In Reinekea thalattae, a genomic segment contains:
- a CDS encoding sirohydrochlorin chelatase, translating to MTHIDRLPSDAGILICGHGSRAKIAEQEFSLLAKGLKQKHPTVKVEYGFLEYSAPNIHMALDRLLEQGVKHIYAVPGMLFAATHAQNDIPSVLSTYQEKHPGLTIEYGKELGLTTEMVSAFEARILEALGKDHVHDGDLYDTMLVVVGRGTSVTEANAEAAKLTRLVSENLGFGWAETVYSGVTYPSVGRGLEMALKLGYKKIVVAPYFLFGGRLIDRINAYVDKVAAENPDVEFITADYLKDQSYVIDTFSLRIEETIRGPVLEKGLMESFKERLARGEVDIHHHHAEFQPDETDEPTHSHDHSDGHSHDHSHSHSHSHDHGHSHSHDHNHGHSHSHDHSHSHGHSHAPYKHIAHPHGPRTMIDENVCCCFMSQFPQHVIDEERAKGKPTNNNTPSCKKN from the coding sequence ATGACACATATTGATCGTTTGCCAAGCGACGCCGGTATTTTAATCTGTGGTCACGGCAGCCGCGCTAAAATTGCAGAGCAAGAGTTTAGCCTACTTGCCAAGGGCTTAAAACAGAAACATCCTACGGTGAAAGTCGAATACGGTTTCTTAGAATATTCAGCACCAAACATTCATATGGCGCTCGACCGATTACTCGAACAGGGTGTTAAACATATATACGCTGTGCCCGGCATGCTGTTTGCTGCAACTCACGCACAAAATGATATTCCTTCGGTGCTTTCAACCTATCAAGAAAAACACCCTGGCTTAACAATCGAGTACGGTAAAGAGCTTGGTTTAACAACTGAGATGGTCAGCGCCTTTGAAGCTCGCATTTTAGAAGCGTTAGGCAAAGACCACGTACACGACGGAGACCTGTACGACACCATGCTAGTGGTTGTTGGTCGTGGCACCTCTGTTACCGAAGCCAATGCAGAAGCCGCTAAACTTACCCGTCTTGTCAGCGAGAACTTAGGCTTTGGCTGGGCCGAAACTGTTTACTCTGGCGTTACCTATCCATCGGTCGGCCGCGGCCTAGAAATGGCGTTAAAATTGGGTTACAAAAAAATTGTCGTCGCACCCTACTTCTTATTCGGCGGCCGTCTTATTGACCGCATTAACGCTTACGTCGACAAGGTTGCCGCAGAAAATCCAGACGTTGAATTTATTACCGCTGACTATTTAAAAGATCAAAGCTATGTTATCGACACTTTCAGCTTACGCATTGAAGAAACCATTCGAGGCCCAGTATTAGAAAAGGGTTTAATGGAAAGCTTTAAAGAACGTCTAGCACGTGGCGAGGTTGATATTCATCACCATCATGCTGAGTTCCAACCTGATGAAACCGATGAACCGACGCATTCGCATGATCATAGTGACGGACACAGCCATGACCATTCACACAGTCATTCGCATAGCCACGATCATGGACATTCACACTCTCATGATCATAACCACGGGCACAGTCACTCTCATGATCATAGTCATTCGCACGGCCACAGCCACGCACCGTACAAGCACATCGCTCACCCTCACGGCCCTAGAACCATGATCGATGAAAACGTCTGCTGCTGCTTTATGAGTCAGTTCCCACAGCATGTTATTGATGAAGAACGCGCCAAAGGCAAGCCAACAAATAACAACACACCTAGCTGTAAAAAGAATTAG